Genomic window (Musa acuminata AAA Group cultivar baxijiao chromosome BXJ1-9, Cavendish_Baxijiao_AAA, whole genome shotgun sequence):
GAGATTGTGTACTGTCTTTTATAAGAGTTCCTACTTCTGGCCGTGCCGATCTTTGCTAGCTGGTATGGATTGGCATAGAGCACTTTGTCATGGATGTGTCCATATCATGCTGTGTATGGCTGGCCAGTATCATGGTGTGTCATACAAACTTTGATTCTTTCCATGATTTGTGTGTATTTCTGCTTCTATTGTCTTAACATCTTTCTTGAGTAGCAAATGATGTTCATTGTGTCAAGTTGATGTTCGTTCGGCTTTGATCAAaggcttttctttcttctctgaaTTGTATTCTTGATGCATTTGAGTTCTGTAGCTGTGTCAGCTACTTATTTGTCTACTGGAAGAATTTTGCAACTATAAAACTTGCctattttttttgtttcaatcTGTAAGGTATCATTTCTTTCCCATCTTTGTCCAAGTTCATTCTTTCTGTAGTGGCTTTCTCAATGTTTATCTTAAAATTTCATTTAGTTGTTGTCCTGTGACTCCTGCCATTATTATTCATGTAGCTTATTCTAAATGACTGTCTTTGTACAGCAGTTGACTCTTATTCTAAATGACTGTGTGCAAACAACCTGCTGGTTCTTTTGCCTATGGTTAATGCTGATAATGGTAGCAATTCTTTAATTGACACGAGCTCAAGATGAAAAAGCAAGTTTTAGTTGGGCTCGTGTAAATTTGGATCAAGATAATTTAACCAGACTACTAAGTTTGTCTAGGTTTGTGTTTAGGAATTAACAGTACCGCTGACCAACCAATCATTTAATAATTGATTAAAACATATTTAATGTATCATTTTCCGCTTATTTGTTAATTGTTTGTGGTAATGTTTGGGGTTGTATAAATGGGCCAATTAGTTGTTTGATATGGTTCAACACAAGGAATTTGTGTTATTCAGTGGGTTATGCTGGTGCGGTTGTGTTACCCGAACCCAGGTTTATTGTTTTTGACATTATTATCAAACAGGTAGGTTTTAGATTGACAGTTTTATACTGGCTTAAGCATCTCAAGGATTGGTGATAAGTTCAATAAGAAGTTGTGCATCTATATTACCGTCTTCATCCTTTGTGGGTTCTGTTGTGTTACTGTTTGTCACACATTCTAATCCAGCCAGAGAACATTCATTGTACAGGTTGAGCAGCTACAAAAAGAGGTATCTGAATTACGACAAACTCTTGCAgataaacaagaagaagaaaatgccATGCTCCAGGTATAATTTTCTTCCTGTTTTATTGCTCATCTTCTATAATAGCTTCTGTCTTTAACCTTATACAGCAATAACACTATGTTATTATGTGGATTTATATTATGATGCTTTCATAGGTTTTAATGAGGATGGAGCAGGAACAGAAAGTGACAGAAGATGCTCGCCTGTTAGCTGAGCAAAACGCTGCTGCTCAGAAATATGCAGCTTATATGCTTAAGGTTCTAACTTGTCACTGAATTTGTGGTTAAACTCGATTGATTATAaatgtttcttctttttccttcttccatACAAATTCGTTTTTGGGATTTGGCATATCGGTAGTTGAATGGCAGTATCAATGTCCTTTTTCTCTGCAAAATTATATACTGAAGGTAGTATACATATATTCATCTCGTATGAGCTTTATGGAAGAAGCTTCTTGTCAATTGatttatttcttctttttttggatCATTTATTTGTTGGATCATATTTTTTGTTTTGGGTCATTTTAGTTATCTTTTTTCATTGTTTTGATTAATGCTAGTCCATGtcctctttttcttatttttcttcatttgtgttagataatgaaatatttttattgtgaATGGCTGATGTTTAGAGACTACACTACTTGCTCCAATGTGAATTGGCTGATCAGTACATTGTCTGGTGtcattgaaaaaaaattaatgaaaaaggTAGGCGCATGCTAGTCCAACTGATATTTGAAAATATGCCTAGATCATGATCAATTACATGTGTTATCATGAGAAAAAATTTCCAAATTAACTAACTTTTTCTGGCAGCATTTATTTCATCATTTCATGTTGGATGGAATGTTTAGTCGGATCCTTCAAATGATTTTGACTTGcaaatgagtctcgaatttgtttGCCTTTTTCTCCATTTATCATATTCTCTCCTTAGTTTTCAGTATAATATGCAGGAAAAATATGAAGAGACAATGGCTGCAATTGCACAGATGGAGAAAAGGGCTGTAATGGCTGAGACAATGCTGGAGGCGACAATACAGTATCAGTCAAATCAGGTCAAAGCTCAAGAATTGCCATCACCAAGGTATCATTTTGcagtgatttttttttgtttggtggTGCTTGTAATGTTTTTAATTGAAGCACGAGGAATGCATTATCCATTTCAATTAAATGTTTGACCATTTCAATTAATGTTGTCTCATAATTTGTCTACCAGGAAAACTAGACCATTTGGACTTGGCTGGCTTGACAAGAAAAAGGTAAGCGGCTAGCTTGACATTGTTTCCCTGATAATTTATATTGATCCTAAATTTTATTTTGCTTTGCATCAGGGCAAGCCGGAAGAGACCACAGAAGGTAAAATGACGTCCGATGTACTACCCCAGAAAACTCCCACCGACGATGTTAATGGTCTTGAGCAAGTAGATAAGTAGCAGATATGAGACTCTGCTTCAATGTCACTTTTGTCTACTTCCCAAAGTCCGGTATTTGTATTGGCTGTATGATGTAAACATTTTCAACTATTATAGTACAGAGAAATGGCCTTTCTGGGTATTTTACCCCTCATCTTCGGTAGCTTTTGCAACTCTTTATCATCTCCATCATAGTTCGAAAACATTAGTCCGTGATGTGTGTAGGATTGAATGTTCATCCAGGCATGAACATTCACTTGCGTGTCAGCAGCAGGTCTATGAACAGCGCTGATAGTTCGAAAACACTCTTCTTTCCAAGCGGAGGAAACCCGATGTCCTGCAATCACCAGCGCTGCGGAGCTTGCGGAGGGAAAGGGTTGCCACTGCCAATGGACTTGCATGGATCACCTCGGCAGTTTCCATTTCGGTAATTGAAAAAAAAACAGGAACATCATAGATTTTCGGTAATGCAGTTTCTCAATAGTAGCTGATAGATAATCCCTCTCTGAGAAGTAAAATAAAACAAGTGGTGATACAAACACACAGGTCCCCAGCGTTCCAAGTGTATTCTCACACCCAATTTACCCTATTGAGCTATCCATTAATGGAGAAGACACGATTTACCGAATTGGTAGCGCACTTATGCAACCAGACAGTGGCCGTCATGAGGATCTTCCGTGTCTGCCGCTCGACCGTTTTGTTCATGCACGGACTGCCGCACAAATTGCCCACGCACACGTGGCCGCTGGTCCGCAAGTTTCTTCCTGCTCTGGTAACGGACctgaaagatcaagatttcatctGTATTTTCCATGAGCTACAATCAAAGGAACAGATTATCGTAACATtacaaaaagatcaagattttctaTAACCGGCGCTacgaaaaatatcaagattttcaCAACATGTTTCCGATATCCAGAAATCACAGAAAATTGCAGTCAGAAAATTGCGATATGTACGCTTTAGTCAGAAAAAAGCAAATACCTTTTTTCTGAAgttcctttctttccttttttgtcgAAACTTCTTCAAGGCAGCCTCTCGTTGAGCTAACCGGTTTTGATCTACTCCACAAGCACCACCCCTCCCACTACCATTGCCACTTCCAGGACCACACTGTTCTGTGAGTCCATTAGCCCTCTCCATATTCAGCCCTCCAGTTTGAATGGCATTACTACTTCCATCTTGCCGATTGCTACAATAATTACTGCCTGAATTGCTCCCATTTATGCTATAATTTGCAGCATTACCCTCAACATGCCCATTAAACACGTTGAATGATCCACACTGGTGTGTAGCTCCTGCCTTGTTCTTGAGTGACAAGTCATTGTGATTTGGTGATGGCTGTTGTCTGTGCTGCTGTACATTATGAACttggtgataatgatgatgatagtGGTGACCACGATGATGTTGAGCCAGGACTTGGTGTTGGAACTTCCTTGGTTGATTTGTGGCTGAAGCTGCTGTCACAGTTTCCACATTGTCTTGCACAGGCTCCTGACTTTCTGACGCTTGATACTGCACTGGGTGGCGAGCTGTAGACTGGTTACATTTGACTGTTGATGTAAATGCTGCTGTCTTTGTTTTGTGCGCCGCTTGTTGTGTCAAGGCATTCTTGGTAGTGGATCCCATGTCATTGTCATTACTACCATTGGAACCTTGCTTTGGGTGACCTGCATCTGAACTAGACACAATATTGTGCATCGACTCTGTCTTAATTGCCTCCGAACTGGTATCAAGTGGAGAGCAGCTTCCTCCACATCCAGTGGGAGCTTGATTAGAAGTGGCAGATGTGTGATATCTTGCACAAAATTAAAGAAGTTAGAATCAGTCTTCTTAAGCAACATAAGAAGCAATAACAATTTAAAATGTTTCTTTCTTTCACCTTGAGAATGCAGACAATTCTAAGCGCCTTAAGACATTGCGGTCATCTTGATTGGCAGTTCCACTCTCGCCAATTGACCTCAACCTCTTCAAACTCAACTCAACGGATGGTAAATCTATTGAAGTGTGATTAATCTTATCTTGCTCTTCTACAACCTTGGAAAAACCACTAGGAGCCTGAGCAATCCTGGTTACCACTCGAGAGTCAGAGCTATTGCCAACTGCATCAATCAGATTAGCAGCTTGAGCATTTGGATCATTGAACGAATCGTTACGAAAAGTGCCAAGATGGCCCTTATTCTTGGAGTCCTTTTCAGGCAATTTGTCCATTTTCTTGTCTGCTAACTTGATAAAATCCTGCTCGGTTGAATGACTTTCATATTGCATTTCTGGTTTCCTGCATTCTTGAATCTTCATTTTTTTCCCCATGCAATCATCTAGAAAACAGACTAAAGTTTCACGAGAATCCTGAAAGTGTGCAAGAAATAGATTTTAGGTAATGTTAGCTCACCAGAAGGTTTCTTTTTACCATGATTCTCTCTAATGGCAGATGTAGGCATCTGATCTTTACTGAAGGTTTCTGGCGTTGGGCGAATGACTTGTGCACATGTACTATCAGGTGGATCAGCTAACTGATCTAAAGGAGACATAGGTTGGGGACTGTCAGTCTCCGGAGCACATTTTGTCCAGGAACTCTACATGTCAAATTTTGAGTGTGTTCAAATGATGTGGGGAAGTTGCGAATAAAGACAACAAAAGGCATCCACCTCTTCTTAAATTTATGAACTGTCAATTAATGATGAACTATGACATCCAACTTCAGATGGACTATGACATCCGGATTTTCAATGTGAGAAACCATACCAGTAGTTTAATTTTGAggtaataaaaagatacatctttATATTTTAAGCTGGTCTACTTGATTAAtgactttttcttcttgtttttgcctAAGAACATCCTACAAGAAAAGCAGACAAAAACAGTACTGTGGTCCAGATCTACTATTATGACAAATACCAAGGAGCGATGATTTCAGCAAGTCACATAAATGACATATGACAGAAAAATTTCTGATATTTGTGATCATCACAAACTGATAGAACTTAAAGAGGCACTGAAGATATCACTCTGTGTAACTAAGAAAGGACAAACGGTCATACGATAATCATAAATTTTTGCTCCCTTAAAAGCCTGATGCTAGAGTTGGAGGTCAACAAGTTGCACAGTAAATGACCACATGATTATGAGTACAgtagaaaaaaattaaatgaatgCAAAATCCATGGCAATAAAAATGATTGGTATTAAGAGGGAAAATTTGTGGCATCAAAAGTCCATTCGATGATGGTAAGTGCCGCTAACTGAAGTGAATTATCCTTATCCAATTGATGGCTCTCCAATTGATAAAAATTCTAAATTTGTAAACCTATTAAGGTAGGTTTTTTTTAATGCATATAAAGTAAAGAATtgagtgatgaaagtagagagaGAACAATATAGCAATCGAGCATATCTAGGTTGATATGCTTTTGGTTGTTGTCCATGAAAATTATACTAGCATTAAAAACATAATGTTGAAGAGATAAAGCTACATTAGGAATAAGTATGCTTTCTGATAATGTTGAACCAGCAGCAACAGATTATTTACATGTCGCCAACATTCATTGATTACTACATGGATACACTTTTCGTGCCTTCCATGATGATAAATAAGAGCGTGAACAAGTAGTCTGAGACAAAAAGTGCACCTGAGTTCGACTACCATGGTCACTGCCATCTCTTGCATTCAGGTCTATACtttcattatcatgatcattGCTGCTACTACTGTTGTCAGTGTCATCCGAGCTCTTTGACTTAACTGATTTCTGTGTTTGGATGCCACTTTCACTtccactgccactgccactgccactggACTGAGATGAAGCAGAGTTGGTGCAATTAGAAAACAGAAAGGGAAATCAGAATTGATTTATACAAGCATAAGAAAGAAAACAACGCACGAGAAGGCCCTACATGAGTAATCCAGTACTGAAGGACATTGACACACTAAAGAAAGAAGCTACGGATGAGAGTGAGATACATGTATATGATTTATCTTGGTGAACATGATACTGTAAAGGGCTTATCAGAATATATAGTAACTAACACTGTGACATCTCCTCCACACATGCTGCCAAAGGTTTTTAAGCTCATTCTTGCGGATAGGCTTCACTAAAAAGTCAACTGCACCTTTTGACAGACATTTAAAGACTGTACCCATAGAATCGCTTGATGACATCACTACACACAGATCACAAATTTTCAGAAGTTAAATATCTCAAACATGAATAACCCAATATACATTCACAATTCTGTTTTCATCACATGCTGTAAGAAAAATACTCACTAATCACAGGTACATTCTTGCGTGTtttatggttcatgattttgcttAAAAGACCAACGCCATTTAAACCAGGCATGACCACCTCAGTCAACACGAGGTCAACATGATTAGTTAGATGTTCCAATATTTTCCATGCTTGCAAACCATTTGCAACAGCAGTGACTGTCAAAGAATGAAAACAAAAACATCATTAGTTAATTAATCACATTATATTCATTACAAAAAGTATATACCAAGACGATAAGGAAGAGAGCACACTGACAAAGAACCTTGCCTTGTAAACTTGGATTAAACTAACTATATTCAGAATTTCAGATCACATAAGCCACTCAAACATCAAATTTAAATAGTTGAATCACTTGATATGCAAAGTTGATATGATAGATGTGGCAAAGATGAAGAACAGTAAGCAAAGAAAGAAATGGTAATGGATAATCTTGGTCTGATTTATATTATAAAGGTATACCATGAACAAGATGCTCGAACTGCGCATTTGGAAGCTCCTGACAAAAGATTTTTGCTGCTTCAAACTACAGCAGATTAATGATGAAAGAAAGAGGTAGAGAAGGAGAAAATTTCCTCTCCTCCATTATAGTATACCCTAATCTCCTCAAgtataaagaaataaataaacaCACCTGCTATTACATTTTGGTGTGCATAATGTTTGCATATATTGGAAGGAAAGAATATTTTGTGGCAACAAACATTTAATGTGGTTCATGAGCATACTATCTTTTTCTTTTGCCATAATCAATAAATTTCTAACAAGGCATGTTGTACTGATCATGCCGAGGTAGACCATCAGTTCACACTGTGGTGATAAGTTATGTGCAAGGAAACTACTATGTTAAGGGTATGTCAACAAATTTGACATGTCATTAGCTTCTGTGAATCAGAATAGAACCCACACCATATTGTGCCAGGATGTTACCAATAGTACCAGCGATAGACCTTAAACCATGATTTTTGTGAATCGTAAGTCGGTCATATATCTAGTTTTACAAACAACCTCCAAAGGCATATTCATGTAGatcataagtgcaaactgaaatcgaTGAGATCATATCATGGTAATGATCTTGAAAGTGGAAAACGTGAGAGTCATGCATACTTCATGGATGCAGCACAAAGGTTCAATTGCTTGACAAAAGTATGACACATAACATAACCACCAACAAAAGAATACCAAAGACGAGACTGCCACTCAGAACACTAGAAAAACCTATTAGCATCCCGAAATAGGGAACATTAGTTTCCGGAATTTCTGGAAAAACCTTTTGGGATGTAGATAATAATTTGTGATAAATAGAGTATAATCATCATTAAGAAGAGAGCAATGGTTGAAAATAGAAGTAAATTTCATACAATAAACAGTAGCAGATGAAGCTAGAGTATATGTCTGAACCGGTAGTCCATGTACTGAAACATAAAGGAATGAGGCTTCTGCATAGCTCTCAGCCTCTTTAGTAGCCCATGTACCAAACTACACAGGACAGGTCAGGTCAGATCAGAGCATGGATTACAATCATTTTTATGCTGAGAGAGATTCGGAAGCAAATCACACAACAATTCATTCTACTTAAGAAGAATCTATCAATATATAAATGAATATTcacattatatataattatatatagatatatatcaaGAAATGAACCATATCATTTTACTTTCCTGAAAAGAGAAATAAAGTGAGGATTGTGATAATTAAACATATGAAGCTCAATAATAATCACAAGGCAAAATCCCATGGTAAATAACTAATGAAATTAGTACTAATACTTGTTGCCAAAAAATTACAAGAAGTACACAaaacttttctcctcatctaggaAAGTCTGTTTGTGCATCCTCTTCATTGGCTCGAAGAAGCTGAAATAAGCCAAGGAAAGAAGCAACTCAATAGATATATCCGCCTGAAAAGTAGAGCTAGGTTGTATACCAGAAAAGCAACTACAGTTTAGTCCACCTAAATGATGATCCAACACATTTAGCAAACTCAGAATAGCAAAAAGACTAGCCCTCAAATGGGGGTGGTCTGACATATATAGAATATTTAAGGATAAAGTTCATATTGGTTAGCAGTAAAGTAGAATCAATAATACCTTCATATAACAGAAATAAGAGATGATATGTTTACCTTCATAACTACAGTTGCGAAGCAAAGCGCTGACAACTTGACGGGTGGAATCATCATTCTCTACGAGTAAAACCTTAAGTGTTCTGACCGGAAGAAACCTCTCCCAGCGTACGATTGGCCCCGGTGGCTGCTGTTCCTGCTTCTGGAGACCAGCAGTCTGTTTCGCGAGCGGTGTTGCATCCGTTATCTGGTTACCGTTTAAATCTTCCAAGGCCACATTGATCTTGGACTCATCTTCTTCAGAGGGGGCATGACCTTCCCCACCACATGGGGCTTCCTTGTGCTCGGTCTCATCCTGATGGTTGCCGTCTGTCAGCCCCTCATTCGTAGCCCCTTTAGGGCCGGCTTGATGGGCACTTTCCATCACTCGATTGTCCCACAAGAAAACGTTACGCATCGCTTGGCCTTCTTAACAAACACAGAACTCAAACTCTACCGGACGCCACTTATGTCTGGAATCACAAGAAAGAAGTGATGGGTATTGGGATCAAAACCTTCAGGAGAACCAAAAGACAATTAGATAGCCTTCAAAACCTAAGAACATAAAAATTATAGCAAACACGATtatcaagaaaaacaaaagacgAATCAAGATCTGCAAATCGAATAATCCTTCCCGAAAATTCAAATGACATACCAAGACATTCATGCGCAACCCTAGATGACGATCGATAACAATATCAACACAATCCCAGGCAATTAATCGTAGAATACCAAGATCCAGCCAAAGCAAAAGCTTCTCTGAACTAAATTCTAACAAAGACCACCTACAACACCCAAATCAACAATAGTTCCCAAGAACCTCGACCAACGCCACCAAGAACAAGAAAACGCATCAGATTTCGAGTACCTCCGCCCTCGATAAAAATGTGCGAACTACCGAAAAGGCTCAGGAACAATCCATTCTCGGGGATCCGACCAATTCCAGACTTCCTCTAAAGATTcccaaagaaaaagaataaagaaagaacaaaaggaggaggaggaggatgaatcGATTTTGTTCGTCCTACTGGGGATTCTAAGTCTCAGGTCGTTgagggtcttcttcttcttcttcttcttcttggccgATGGGAAAGCGTTGGCCGCGTCCTTCGGCTCTGGTGAAGACTACGGTCTCGACTCAAAGGGGGACAACAACCGAGTGAGTCGAGGCGTCAAGAAAGGCTGTCAGGGTCAGTTTGGGGAGTCGATGACGTGGAGAAAATGGCGGTGGCGGACAGGCAACGATGTCCACGTGGCGAGACACGCGTGCGAGATCAAAATCCGTGAGCTGACGCGCCCCCCCCCGATCCGGCGTGAGCCACGTGGGACGGTCTGGGGACGCCACAATATCCACTTACCGCGACGTGTCGGCTTCACCGTTTGACTAGGTGGCGGAGATTCGAGGGAGGTATGCCAACCGGTGCGTGCGGGGACCTCCGGGCGGAGTAACAAAAATCATAACGCCGACTTAACGGTGTTTACGAGTTCGAAACTTTTCAGATACATTTCAAACTAATGTATTATTACACATAAACCCCTGCTTACAAATATTTACCTATATTAACTTTTCGAATTAGTCTGCGGAAACGTTTGAGAGCCATCCCAATACAAATTACTATTACACATATACCCCTATCTGCAAATATTTACGTATACTAACTTTTCGAATAAGTCCTGTCAGTAAAGGATTATTTGCACATACAGTCACTTAAAACATTAAATTCCAACATTGCTCCTCGTGGAATCAAATGGGGGACTGGATAATGCTGGAAGAAGGTTGTGCTTATCCTCTCTCGGTGGCGGGCAGTGCGGATATCATGGTGGGCTATCCATCTTTCGCGTTGACCTTACAAGTCGACCAAGTCCTTCAAATCCATTCTTACTTTTGGTGACCCAATCAGGGTTGGGTCTTCTTTGATCTATTACAAGTTGTCTTGATCGATATGTTGGATTTGATGTATGAGGCAATGATAGGAGACATTAGCAATATACTCTCGAGTTCTCCTCTTAAATGCACTGCTACTGTGCAAGCAAAACTTCGAAGAGGATGAATAATAGACTGGTCAGCCCTTCCTTCTTGCTGATGTGACTGAAACGATTAAGCTGATTGAATCAGTGCTCTTCTGTTCCCAGGTAAAACTTGTATACAACATGAGAGGATGAGGTGGACTCCATGAAGGCCGCTGCATGCCTTATCGCTCACGAGCGGCCAACTTTCGAAGACAAAACGCCCCGCCAGCTGCATTCCTTTGCCCCAGTTTGCTGCCAGCAGAGACAAGCGTACATCCACGAGATCTCTCGGTTGGTCGATACAGGAATTGTGCTTCACGGACACAGGAAAGATGGTTACATGCATGGCGACACGTCTGGATTCCATCTTCTTCTATGTTGTGGCCAAGAACCAATGCTTTAACATCTGGGCATCTTCCACTTTCTTCTCGTGTGTGGCCTTCCTTGGCTCTCTTTTGGACTGGAACCTTTGTCCTCCTGGTTTTTGATCTCTCCTCTTGTTTGGATGGTGCAGATGGGTGGGGTGGGATTCTGCTGCTGCTGGCTTTCTAATGGTCTCGCGCAAGAGCACGTACATGCTTTTGTTATCTACTCAGCTTTCTTGTGGAGTCATTGCAGATGCTGCAGACAACATAGCTTTCAAATGGAAAGGTGGGATTGCAGGATTGGATTCCATCAAGATGTCCACGAGGAGACGGTAGTGGACCTCCTTCCCTTCTGCAGGGGCCTCCGTTGCTTCCACGTTCCGTAAGGAGGCCGTCGCCGATGGCAACGAGGAGACGACGGCGGGCCTCCTTCGCCCCTACTGCTTTTACCCCGCTGCTTCcgctaattaaaattttttattagaaCTCCcgtctaataaaattaaaatctaaattGAGACtgacataaaaaatattatatttatattaacatTAACACAATgagaataattatatatatatatatatgtatgtatatatatatgtatatatacatatgtatatacatatgtgtatatacatacatatatatatatatacatatatatatgtatatatatatatatatatatatatatatatatatatatatatgtatatatatatatgtatatatatatatatatcataacggCGTCCGAACCAATCGGTAACGTTTCCCAATTCCAAATGGCCATGCCTCTCCGTTGCATCCAGTCGGCGGCCGCCATCCTCGCGGAGAGCAAGGGCACGCGCCGATGCTCCACCGCGGTTTCTGCGAGGAGCCCTAAAGGCGACCAAGCCCTTGGCCTCCCGTCTCGCCCCAAGAAGGTGAACCGCGGCTCCTGCATCCTCCCTCCCCTCCACGCAGCGCCCGAACCCATCGGTAACGTTTCAACCCTCTGTTCTGTAATTCATCTACTGACATCTCGTTCTACTGCAATCCGAGAGAGTGCTTCTTGCGATGTTGTATCTAGTTTCTTGTCATAGGAGTATTGTGGGCATACCTGAAGAGGGATGTCCTCAAGGTTATACGCAGGTTCCTGCGACATCCTCCTTGTAAGCTTGGACCTCCACGAGTTTCTCCTGTGAATAT
Coding sequences:
- the LOC103997260 gene encoding two-component response regulator-like PRR73 isoform X3, whose protein sequence is MRNVFLWDNRVMESAHQAGPKGATNEGLTDGNHQDETEHKEAPCGGEGHAPSEEDESKINVALEDLNGNQITDATPLAKQTAGLQKQEQQPPGPIVRWERFLPVRTLKVLLVENDDSTRQVVSALLRNCSYEVTAVANGLQAWKILEHLTNHVDLVLTEVVMPGLNGVGLLSKIMNHKTRKNVPVIMMSSSDSMGTVFKCLSKGAVDFLVKPIRKNELKNLWQHVWRRCHSSSGSGSGSGSESGIQTQKSVKSKSSDDTDNSSSSNDHDNESIDLNARDGSDHGSRTQSSWTKCAPETDSPQPMSPLDQLADPPDSTCAQVIRPTPETFSKDQMPTSAIRENHGKKKPSDDCMGKKMKIQECRKPEMQYESHSTEQDFIKLADKKMDKLPEKDSKNKGHLGTFRNDSFNDPNAQAANLIDAVGNSSDSRVVTRIAQAPSGFSKVVEEQDKINHTSIDLPSVELSLKRLRSIGESGTANQDDRNVLRRLELSAFSRYHTSATSNQAPTGCGGSCSPLDTSSEAIKTESMHNIVSSSDAGHPKQGSNGSNDNDMGSTTKNALTQQAAHKTKTAAFTSTVKCNQSTARHPVQYQASESQEPVQDNVETVTAASATNQPRKFQHQVLAQHHRGHHYHHHYHQVHNVQQHRQQPSPNHNDLSLKNKAGATHQCGSFNVFNGHVEGNAANYSINGSNSGSNYCSNRQDGSSNAIQTGGLNMERANGLTEQCGPGSGNGSGRGGACGVDQNRLAQREAALKKFRQKRKERNFRKKMKS
- the LOC103997260 gene encoding two-component response regulator-like PRR73 isoform X2; translation: MRNVFLWDNRVMESAHQAGPKGATNEGLTDGNHQDETEHKEAPCGGEGHAPSEEDESKINVALEDLNGNQITDATPLAKQTAGLQKQEQQPPGPIVRWERFLPVRTLKVLLVENDDSTRQVVSALLRNCSYEVTAVANGLQAWKILEHLTNHVDLVLTEVVMPGLNGVGLLSKIMNHKTRKNVPVIMMSSSDSMGTVFKCLSKGAVDFLVKPIRKNELKNLWQHVWRRCHSSSGSGSGSGSESGIQTQKSVKSKSSDDTDNSSSSNDHDNESIDLNARDGSDHGSRTQSSWTKCAPETDSPQPMSPLDQLADPPDSTCAQVIRPTPETFSKDQMPTSAIRENHDDCMGKKMKIQECRKPEMQYESHSTEQDFIKLADKKMDKLPEKDSKNKGHLGTFRNDSFNDPNAQAANLIDAVGNSSDSRVVTRIAQAPSGFSKVVEEQDKINHTSIDLPSVELSLKRLRSIGESGTANQDDRNVLRRLELSAFSRYHTSATSNQAPTGCGGSCSPLDTSSEAIKTESMHNIVSSSDAGHPKQGSNGSNDNDMGSTTKNALTQQAAHKTKTAAFTSTVKCNQSTARHPVQYQASESQEPVQDNVETVTAASATNQPRKFQHQVLAQHHRGHHYHHHYHQVHNVQQHRQQPSPNHNDLSLKNKAGATHQCGSFNVFNGHVEGNAANYSINGSNSGSNYCSNRQDGSSNAIQTGGLNMERANGLTEQCGPGSGNGSGRGGACGVDQNRLAQREAALKKFRQKRKERNFRKKVRYQSRKKLADQRPRVRGQFVRQSVHEQNGRAADTEDPHDGHCLVA